In Methylotenera versatilis 79, the DNA window CAGCGGGTTTGATTCGTCTGCAATTAGGCAACAGGATTCGCCAATTTATTTCAGCAGAATTGAGTATTCCTGCCGTTGGGCAAGGCGCGCTGGGCATTGAAATCAGTGCAAGTCGTACTGATTTAATCGAGATATTGGCGCCGCTAAACCACATCGACACGCAATTATGTGTAGAAGCCGAACGCGGCATGAGCCGCGCGCTTGCTGGCAGTTGCACCGTGCCACTGGGCGCTTATGCGGTACGCGATGGCAATATACTCAACGTCATAGGCTTTGTCGCCAGTGTAGATGGTCAACAGATATTACGCGAAAAACTTAGTGGCAGTGTGGATAATGCAGAAGCACTAGGACAGCAATTAGCGGCAAAACTAGTCGAAAAAGGTGCTGATAAAATTTTGGCGGCGCTGGATCATATTAAGTAGTTTTACCCAGCATGACTGACAAATTATTAACTGGTCATTCACCTACTGAAAAACCGCTCGCAGGTATCGGTATTGCCATCACTCGTCCAATCGACCAAGCCAAAAAATTAAGCCAATTAATTAGCGATGCAGGCGGCACGCCGATTTCATTTCCACTGATTGAAATCACATCGCTCACCGATTACAACCAGTTTGAATCAGTTATCAGCTCAATTGACCAATACGATTGGGCTATTTTTATCAGCAGCAATGCGGTACAAAACGGCATGCCGCGTTTGCTTAAACAGGTTATTCCAACACAATTACAATTCGCCGCAATTGGCCCAGTTACTGCTGCCGAATTGCAAAATTTTGGCGTAAAACAAGTGTTAACTCCACTAAGCCACGCCAAACAAGACGAAGAATATAAAGTCCGTTTTGATTCAGAGTCTTTACTGGCTTTGCCAGAAATGCACGCGATACAAGGCAAAAAAGTCATGCTATTCCGCGGCATTGGCGGGCGTGATGTATTGGCAGAAACGCTAAAAGCGCGTGGCGCAATCGTTACGTTTGCCGAATGCTACCAACGCATTAACCCACAAACTAACTGCGATTTATTGGCAAAATTATGGGCTGAAAAAAAACTACACGGCGTAGTAGTAACTAGCAGTGAGGCTATGCGCCATCTGCTAGATTTGGCGGGCGATTTAGGATGGTTGAAGAAGGTGACTTTATATGTGAATCACGCCCGAATTGCGGAATTGCCTTTGCAACTAGGCTTGAAAGTGAAAATCGCGGATACACCAGGTGATATTGGGATGTTAGAGAATATCACCCAGTTAAACTGAGTTTATACGTTGGCTAATTTTGGCGCAGGATTTGCAAACGTAAAGGCATCACTAAAAAACTCATCAGACTCTAAGCCTTGCTGCACAAAGGCTTGATGCGCGATATCTACCATTCCAGGCGCGCCACAGGCGTAGGCTTGATAATCGCTTAACCTTTCAAAATCATCTAAAACCGCTTGATGTACTAGCCCTGTTCTACCCTGCCATTCGTCACTTGTAGCGGGTTCTGATAGCACTGGGATATAGCGAATATTAGGCATCAGTTCTGCCCACTTTTCACACAGGTCGTGCATATAAAGATCGCGCAATTGGCGTGAGCCTCGATAGAGAGTAATGTCGCGTTTGATATTGTTGTGTAGCATGTGTTCTATCATG includes these proteins:
- a CDS encoding uroporphyrinogen-III synthase — its product is MTDKLLTGHSPTEKPLAGIGIAITRPIDQAKKLSQLISDAGGTPISFPLIEITSLTDYNQFESVISSIDQYDWAIFISSNAVQNGMPRLLKQVIPTQLQFAAIGPVTAAELQNFGVKQVLTPLSHAKQDEEYKVRFDSESLLALPEMHAIQGKKVMLFRGIGGRDVLAETLKARGAIVTFAECYQRINPQTNCDLLAKLWAEKKLHGVVVTSSEAMRHLLDLAGDLGWLKKVTLYVNHARIAELPLQLGLKVKIADTPGDIGMLENITQLN